In Plasmodium brasilianum strain Bolivian I chromosome 12, whole genome shotgun sequence, the genomic window ACCAGAGATGCTAATATCACTGTTCATGTTTATACTTGTATCATATAgcttattattatcatttattttcatactATTCTTATAATTCTTACAATtcttactattactatttttactaCTCTTACTACTCTTACTATTTTTACTACTCTTACTATTTTTACTACTTCTACTATTTTTACTACTCCTACTATTTTTACTACTCCTACTATTTTTACTACTCCTACTATTTTTACTACTCTTACTATTAATCTTATTCctgttcttatttttcttttcgttCTTTTTCTTTGCGTATATTTCGGGGTTGTTATAATTACTGGTGCATGTAGCAGCATCATTATAGACAACTTTATTACTACTGCTGATAATTTTGCAGTCACTAATATCATCACCCCTAATTATATTGTAGTACTTTTTCGGATTTTCGTACATGCAGCTTATACCATCTATTATGGAGTGACTTCTATTTCTGTTACTTTGCATATTCTTAACTTCTTTacatttctttaaataacttgatttaattaaaaaaaatttcttgccgttcatatttttaatttctttccCATGTGAAATGGAGGATTTTAAGTTATGTCCTTTAGGTTTACTTTTAGATGTCGACAAAGGTTTGGTGCTACTAGTGGAAGATGCTTCAGAATAGGTGGAAATGTATTTACTCGATGAGTCATCatttaattcaattttttcattttttttgtcttctTTAACTAATGAGTTACCATCTTCATTCCATTTCATATTAAAATGGCAATCCTCATCAGTTACTACTCCTTCTTTGTAATAATggttattatcattatttaatattttttttctttttacaacAGCTTTTTGTTGTTGGCTagttatatcattttttagaaaaatttttgaataagTATCGTAATTACTACTCTGTATGCTTTGTATTTCTGACagtgttttaaaaatgtctaaactttttttttccattttaaatTTGTCAACAATATTACGTACTACATCATTCACACTTGAGCAATTCTTATTCGTATTGGCATACGTCAAAATGTTGTTATTGCTTTTACTATTACGATTGCTATGGCTACTGCTATTACTTCTGTAACTATCGTTGTGCTGTTGGTTCCTTCTGTTTTTGCTTCTGTTTTTACTGCTATTTTTACTGCTATTTTTAATACCGCTTTTTCCGTTGTTCTCGTTTGGATGATTTATACGAGCACTCGTCAGGTCAACATTACTTGCATTCTTCGCTTGCTCCTTTTTCACATAATGATATATGCTGAAGGGATTATTTTGCTGTATTTTCACAGAATCCACCATACTGCATATTTCTgctatattttcatttttttttagataatCATTTGatgcatttttataaaaattgttattattacttccATCCTTCTTTTCCAAAATTTTCAACGTTTCGTTGGATGCAATTTTTGAGTTATTATATGATAATTCCCCCTTTAACATTTCCCctctattttcttttatgcaTTGTAGTTCACCCATATTGTGTACTGTTAACATTTTACTCTCTTCTTCTTCGTTTTCGTATATGCATCCCTTCGATACAGGAGAACTATCATGTAAGTTGTTGGTTGTAGCGTTTCTTGTGCTTCCATTATGGCTGCAATTTGGGGTGTCGCTATTGTGACTACTGTTTATTTGGTGGATGGTATTTTGACTAGAATTATTAAGGTCGCTGTTGTTGTTACCGCTGGCATTACCGCTGACGTTACCGCTGACGTTACCGCTGACGTTACCGCTGGCATTACCGCTAACATTTCCGCTGGAATTACCGCTAACATTTCCGCTGGAATTACCGCTAACATTTCCGCTGGCATTACCACTGGTATTGTGAATATCTCTGCTGCTGAGGGCACCCCTCTCTGGGTTATCATTTCTAACACCTTTACTGTCACaggtatatttattgttcctcttatttcttaaaaagtTTATAATCCCTATATTTGCACTATTgctctttttaatattcaaattattgaaaatgttataaattttaattctacTTTTATTCGTGCCCTCTTTATCACTATTTTGTAGAGTATTACTAAGATTGCTCTTTGGTTTATTATCATCAATATCTAGACAAACAGCATTTTCTAATTCTTCATCATTGCGTAAACTTATAGAGCAAAGGTCATTATCCCTTAATATAATGTCCGTTCTACCTACTTGCATGCTATGAAGGTTGCTGTTTATTGCATTACCTTTTTCGTAAAGAACACACTCCCttttattactgttactCTCGTTATAACAGACACTGTTGTCATTACGACTGTTATGATGCTTATGATTGATATAATCGCTGTTACCACTGTAGAATCTGCGATCAACATGATCAAAATGATCATTGTAATCACTGTAGTTATTGTAATTACTGTaactataattattatagtcATGAGTACTGTCTTCTTTATTTACTAAGAATGCACTGCTAATATCAGATATACTATCATAGTTACGTTTTTGTAAGATGGCATCACAATTACTACTTATGTTTTCTATTCCTTTATTGgtgtttttaattaaattattgtagTGCTTACTTACAATGTTAATAGTTACATCATTATTCTGTTTGTTGCTGCTATTCTTACAGCTACAGTAACTGTTATTGTAACTGTTgctgttattgttactagTACTACAgcatgtattattatttatatatgtgttatagATATTATCTTTTCTTAAAATTCTACTTGCTTCTTCATTAAGTTTTGTTCTATTCATTTTATGATCTAGTTTTCTTCCCccatttacatatttattactaGTTATATATTCTGAATCAACcttgtaattattataattataactttttaaatgCTCATCaatagttttattatttatatcacTATTTCTACTACTACTTTCCTCCATTATATCATCGcaattatacaaataatgaTCATCATCCATATTGTTCTTTTGTACATCAAAAAGATCTACATATGGTTTGCTAATATTTGGCCTCACGTCctctacattttttctttcgtaattgttttttactgtcttggaaatatttttttcttttaaatttaagtTATTCATGCAACTCCTTTTTGATATGAATTAATCGTTTAAATTATCTATATTAGGGCATTTGTACATTTTCTATTGTCAAATGGTATTTTACTCATACCTCAAAAATTAGCACATtgatacacaaaaaaaaaaaaaaaaaggataggACAGGACAAACTTTGTTTATTCTgagcacatacatatatacagttgtacatataattatatgcatacagTTGTACGTATAATTACATGCATACAgttgtacatataattacatgcatacagttgtacatataattatatgcatacagttgtacgtataataatatgcataCAGTTGTacgtataataatatgcataCAGTTGTacgtataataatatgcataCAGTTGTacgtataataatatgcataCAGTTGTacgtataataatatgcataCAGTTGTacgtataataatatgcatacagttgtaagtataataatatgcataCAGTTGTACGTAtgattatatgcatatatatgtacgtataattatatgcatatatatgtacgtgtacttatatatatacatacatatgtatgtatgcatatgcgtgaacattatatatgtatgcaacTACATATTGACATAACCaaaaacggaaaaaaaatatacgaaaaaatttaatttgaaATAAAGTTAAaggttaaaatataaaatcaaccatattataagtattattttactttattactgtttaacaattaatataataaaaaaaaggaaaataaaaaaaagagaaaagcaTACAATTTAAggagtataataaaatagaaaatttttccattttattaaaaaatacacaaaattTTTGAAGAATATTTATCGTTCgggttaaaaatattttaatatccTTGTTTTCGTaagaaaatgtttttatttattccttaTCTGCTTATTTtgatatgtttttatattcgtataataaattttttcttttcctatTTCACcaaaataagtaaattagGCGGGACAATAcacaatatatatgaactatacaagtatacataatatatacatatatacataatacatgatggtaaaatgcaaaaaaaaaggaaaataatgcCTCTGCAATTTAtgtgaaaattatttctaaaaatgtagtgtttattatatgcgtatattttaaaataccaaaaaaaaaaaataaaaataaagtgaaataaaaataaaaataaaataaacattttttgatataattgtaaattatacgaatatttgtattatactTCAGtatcataaattattttgtaaaaataaaagaaaaacaaaaaaaaaaattaagcataataataatattaacaccACAATTTATTCTGTAGATGCATAATTATGTTAACCATAATTTTGGTATAGtattattaagtatatatttcaatattataaatgttacATATGTGCAGGATCTTTGGAACTGtcaagtacatatatatatatatatatatatataataataaaatttattatttaaaaagagctataatataattggaaacctaaaaataaaataacttaGTTCAAcctgataatatatatttatttcgattaaaaaagttaaataaaaaggatcCTTCTAGTACTAGAAAAGAATACCAATATTTTAAaggaataaatttataaataacaattGAGAAAGGAAGTACTCATTCATTACAATTAATTTTGACACTCAttattcttttgtttttagcaaatacatatttcaatattattGTGTATGGGGGTAAATGCAAAATAGCgctttataaaaaatatagcttGCAAGGGGAAATACATATGTGCCTTATCCGTTTGTTGGAAAAATCAAGCTAGCACtgcataattttaaataatttaataaacaaaatatataagtataaatacTAATGTAAACACTAAAATGAatactaaaataaatattaataaaaatattaatattactaaaaagaaaataataataaaagagaagataaaaatggaatgtcaatttatttttaagcttataaaatttccatatatatttttgaagaaTTGAAAATAcaggaaaatatattaataaatttgtagttttaattgattttttttttttttgtatgtgtTGTCATTCTCTTCCTcatgaaaatgtaaaaaattaaaattccGTAAGTcgtaaaatagaaaagaagccttaaatattgatttatgttatttttttacatccttagataatagtatttttcttttttcttttttttttttatatatatggagGCAAAGTAGCAAACAGGACATTTTAAGCAGGTTTTAATacgaaataaattaaaatttttatatttaaaaaaaaaaactatctCATAGAAAAgggtaaattttttatacaaataaaactAATCAGGTATAATAGCACATTCATAGAATCTTAAGTGCTTATGTAAATACAGCGTGAAATACTGTTTAACAAGTAACACAATAAAGAGGCTAAAAATTAATACGTACCCCTTTGTggtttatatatgaatatatatatatatatataagtcaACTCTCTTAATATGaattcaaaattatttattacactTTTTAAGAACAACTTGGAGTGTCTTAAAATTAATGGGACACCTTTTGTAGGTCTATTGTGTTTTAAtttatccttattttttcttatcttttaacttcaaatatttgtaattttttgctACACCAATGTACATTAAAATGGTGTAAACATTACCATTTGTTCTTGATAAAATCAAGATAtaagtttaataaaaaaacaaaaaaaaacaaagcaaaataaacAGAATAAGCGAAATAAACAGTATGAACGAAATAAACAGTATGAACGAAATAAACAGTATGAAcgaaataaacattttaaacgaaataaacattttaaacgAAATAAACAGTATAAACgaaataagcaaaataaacaaaatatgcaaaaaacaaaaaaataaacataataagcaaaataagcaaaatatacaaaatacgcaaaaaacaaaaaaataaacataataagcaaaataagcaaaataagcaaaataagcaaaataagcaaaataagcaaaataagcaaaataagcaaaataagcaaaataagcaaaataagcaaaataagcaaaataagcaaaataaacaaagtaaacaaaataaaaaaagtaaaataaaatatattgaaatagtTTGAATTATATAACTCTTCTATATACAATGAATGTATGAGATTCATTGTATGTTCGATGTCCCCCATcccttttattaaaatatataaaataattttaactatttcaaaaatttaaagatatAAGGTGCATATAAGTTATGTGGtgaattaaaatgaaaaaatattaagtaaaaggtatacaaattttcatttatactCCTCTTGTTTAGTTTTTCCATTGTACTTTCACcgctttttatttaaaaaaaaaaaaaaaaaatacatataaacactGTTACATAACGTAAAAGGTAGCtataaattaaagaaaaaggcTTAAAAGGAAATTCCAATTTCGACAGGGATACATTTTTAGCTTGTACTAAGAtgcgtaaaaaaaaaaaaatagaataacaataaaaataatagaagcaaaaaagaaagaagtaaaaataatagaagcgaaaaaaataaaaataaaaatgataaacataaaaacaataaaaataaaaatagggAATACGTGTAATCcaaattttatatgataaaagagaaaaatagaaaagaaaaattatttgttcatctcagtaatatgtacatttgtaCGTGTATCCTTACATGGTAGCATTGTAGAACTAAAAAGAACTTAagcgaaaaaaaagtataggctcaaaaaaaaggaagaggaaaaagaagaaaaaataaatataacatatatcaaaataaaggaataaattttattagttCTATATATTCTCATATAAGAACcccatttttaatataaatttggagtagaataaaaatttttcagaAAAAGATGTGTATTTTAACTCTAGTTAAAGACAACGTAAAATCAGATATATTAAAGTTAGTCCTTGATTTTATAAAGGTGGTCGTAGCAAAAAATGAAGGCAAAATAACTTTCCCTGAAATACAATACAAAAAggtaacatatttttattcttatatacgtgtatgtacataattcAGTAGCATATTAAGAAGTCCATTGGTTTACAATATAGAGAACTGTTATTAACTTTGAAGGAAATACTAGGAGTTATGAATGtgtgtgtacatgtatatgtataaatgtatactaCTTAGTTATACGTACATGCTTAAATGGATAGAAAAAAGTTTGAGTGTTGTTAAAACTGAATATagtcatatatacatatatatgtatatttatatgtgtacttatttttttgagtTATCCCATTTTAAATCTCTCCTTTCTCCCAATAATACGTGCTTTTTGTAACTGGATAGGTATatcccccttttttttttttttttatagaaaatttCCTTTGAgcataagaataaaatttataaggAACTTTTTTGTTCCCTCTATGCGATAATTGATATGTATGATTGTTTTAATGAACTGTTTAATGAAGATGAAGATAAAGTTAGTGAAAATGAGGAATTCATTTTCCATTTAGCTAGCGATAAGTATAATCTAAAACAGCAAGATTTGAAACACTTGAATGAATTGTTATGTGAGAAATCTTTTATTGTTTCCAACAAACATTCATCAATAGTGgatatattctatttttgtTCTATTCATAAATTGCTAAGTGAAATGACAGCTAAAGAAAGAGTTGATTTCTCTCATATTTTTAGATGGTTTTTACATATTCAAGAAACCTTAACAGGAAATTTTacaacattaaaaaaattagatgtTAAGGATAGCTTAGAAACCatgttaaataataaaaccgCAGTGAACACAAATGAAAGAAGGAATAACACATATATGATACAGCAGAAAGCTGAAAAGGGTGCAAAaagtgaaaatgaaaaaaataaaaagaaaaatgataacGTGCAAAGTAATAGTGCGAAAAATACCAAcgtgcaaaataaaaatgtacagaaaaaaaatgcacaagACACGAAAAGTTTAGATGATATATCAAGATTAAACATTCTTGTAGGATATGTTGAAGAGGTAGAAATTCACCCTGATGCGGATACACTTTATTGCCTAAAAGTAAATGTTGGAGAAGATAAACCAAGAGATATTTGCAGTGgattaagaaataaaaaaaatgcagaagagttaatgaataaatatgttttagtTTTAGCaaatttaaaggaaaaatcgTTAAGAGGAAGAAAGAGTTATGGTATGGTATTATGTGGTTCCTTTGATGAAAAAGTAGAATTACTTACTCCTCCATCAGGAGCAAAAATTGGAGAAAGGATTATTTGTGAAAATATGGATATGAACAGTTTACCTGATAAATCGTTAAGCTCTGATAAAGAGAAAAAcccattttttcatatacaaCCTCACCtaactttaaaaaatggaatagcTTATTATAAGGATGCCAAGTGGATGTCATCTCAGGGGGAAATTATGTGTGTTCTACAGCAGGGAACGATTTCTTAACATTCTTGTTAAATtgcatttttatacatatatacgcatatatgtatacatatatgtaaaaaaactTAATACGAGATAAATGATGAATTTACtcgaaaaggaaaagaagcaaaaatagaatgaatttttaaatagctTCTCCAACAAAACCCTATTGAAgagaagggaaaaaatagTTGCACATAAGCTTATatctttttgtttgtttttatagggaaaaatgttttttctctatttttcaaattttatttttttttttttttggaattgTACACCTGTTTtcattgatttttttttataatgcgcaaataacataaaataagtgataaatgtaaaatctaaaaagtaaaatgttaaatgttacatataaaatgttttatataaaaagttatatataaaatgttatatgtaaaatgttatgtgtaaaatgtaaaaataaaaaaattaaaattaaaaggaatataCCGCATCATAAACGTATCATATATgaaagtatatatatcaatCGAATTTCCTGGTagctaaaattttttagagTTAAAATGAACAGAATCATCAGAGGAAAACACAAACTACAGAGCTCGTAAAAAATAAGGGAGTCAAAACGAACTCGTAAAATTCACGTTAAGTTTTGGCATTTCATTTATGCGGTGAGGTACAGAGAATCCCTGAACAATTCAAATCTTTCTACACAGTAGTcagaaaaaagataaaaatattatatctgttttattcttttttttgtttacatatatatctatataaataaataaatatttgtatatatatatatatatatatatatacatacatgcgtgcatatatacgtacattagtacatataattatgcttatggaaaaatataaagattaATGCTGTTATTATACATTCTTTTGAGTAAAGTGGAAGAAGAAaacttttttactttttttttttttaaacaatatatttatataaaaagtatacatgaaaaaaatggatgCCCCGCTAAGTACGAAAgttctaaaaaaatataacttgttaataatatgttaagttttgaaaaaaataacaaaaaaaaaatgcactgTGTAGGTTACTTTTTTCGAAAGTATTCTAGCTTAAATAACAAATTGAAGGTggacaaaataaaaacaaatgtcAATATAGTTAATGAAGAAATGACTAGCGCAATAAGTAGAAGACAGAAGGAAAAAGGAATGAAATTAgatctaaaaatatatgaacagttaagaaaaaaaatgttaggAAAGCCATTAAATaagttacaaaaaaaatatatgaacgaAAAACGTCCAAAGTTTGCACCAATATTTTTGGATCAGTTAAAACCTAGAATGATTTTATATAAGGTAGCTATTCAAGTAAGTGAGTTGCCACTACCAAAATATCCAGAAATTGCATTTATAGGTAGATCAAATTGCGGTAAATCTACAttaattaatgaattatGTGGAAGAACAAATAAGGCAAAAGTTAGCAAATTGCCTGGATGCACGAAacaaattcatttttataaaatagcGAAACCTTGTTTACTTTGTTTGGTTGATTTGCCAGGATATGGGTTTGCTCATAGTAAGGAAGAATTAAGGCTCCAGTGGAATGAATTTAccttgttttatttaaaaaataggaaaaatttaaaaaaggttTTTGTTCTTATTGATTGCCGAGTTGGTCTAAAAACAAGTGACAAGGAAttgttacatttttttgataggtataatataaaatatcaaataattttaagtaaatGTGACTTACTAAATACAAAGGATTTAGccataaaaattcaaattataaatgaagaaatattttgttttaaaaatttagaaaaaccTATTATTCCATTAAGTTCAATAAAAAGACAAAATTTGAACGAGTTAAGAAGTGAAATAGCGAAATATCAATTAAACAAAACCATTGttaagaataatattataatgaagATAAATGATTTAATTGAGCAGAAGAAATTGAAGAAACTGAAAAACGTTAAAGGGGTTCAGGTAGgaacaaacaaaaatgaagGCGAAAAGGAGAGTTCCTTTAGCACTTTTACTGCATCAGACATCTTAAgcgaaagaaaaaaaaaaaggaacaaaaataattcagAAAATAGTACCTCTAAAGATATCCTTATAAGTGATGATACGATCTTTGAAGCGTTAAATAGATGGAAAGTGTGTGATAAGATTACCTTAGATGCaacttttaataaatatatgcatttccatgcgaattatttaataaaatccCTTAAACAGAGGTTCATAGAAAATTGCTTAAAAGAGTTTAACAAACAAGATTTACAAATTATTGATGATATTATTGAAAACTATGATAAACAGGATAAATGCGATGCTAAACAGACAGACGTAGTAGTAACAAATCATCAGTTGGGAAACACAGGAGAACAAAGTATGATATGTAAGCAAAGTTATAAGGCAAGTGATGCTAATGTGGACTACAAACAGAggaaatataagaaaaaggGGCAATTAATTGAATATGGTAATAAGAACACATGTATTAAAAGTGACAACACGATAAATTGTGATATTGATAATTATAGCAAAAACAATGAACATAATAGCATTGATTTGTCTTTACCAGatgatacaaataataaaaaatgggaagACATCTTAGCTGTTAAAAATGAGCATGTTACATATAGTGACGTACATAAAAACATGCACAGTTTAGAAATTAGGAATGATCAAGATTTTGTTAATCAATTAAGtcatgaaaattatttacgaAAATGTAGTGAGGATCTAGTAGTTAAGGAAAATGCTAGTAGGACTATTGACGGATcgcataaaaaagaaatagatgaacattttaatattttttctatgaaTGGCACAGATAATGGTGAAatagaaaatgaaatattacaCAACAGCTTACTTTTGTGCTATAAAATTAAGAGTAATCATtccgaatatatatattcggaaaatgtaaaaatggaaagtttgtttgaaaaaaataataaaaaactagGAAATGATTTTAAATGTATGGACTATTCTAAAATTAAAGAAGATGTTTTACTAGAGGAAGAGGATACATATTCGTCTGAAGATTTTGTAAACggtttaaaaagaaataaaaaagaatttttaatgGATAATGATTCCTTAAGTAgttatacatttaatttaaagGATAAAAGTACGCATCACGTgtacgaaaaaaataaatcagaAGCATACAAAATTTATAGAAGTAAAATGTTAGAAAATTTGTGTGATGTCCagaacatttttaatatttctgaAAGGGGGGTGAAGAACACGCAACAGCATATGTCCAATACgaaaaataattcttcttCACAAATTAAAAGCGGTAATATATTACACAAAGGTACGACCATACGTAATAGTTTCTCTAAGGAAATGATTTTAGAAGGACAGAGATCGTCGAGAGAGGaggaagaaaatatttatataaagaaaaattatataggtTTAAAAACtagaaagaaaattataaaaggcacaaaaaaattaaaattgtttgGTAAAAAGAGGGCAAAAGAAATAGTAAATACTCCTATAGATTTGGCTACGGATTATTTCAAattaagtaataaaaattccACTTTTctcgataaaaaaaaaaatagttggAACTATATTAGCTCaaagtataataaatggctaaaaaaagtaaaccGTAAAAATACTTGTCCAGAAATTATTAGTTCtgttaaaaaagaagatgtTATGATACGTTATGTGCAAAAACAAGAaagcaaatataaaaaggagaaaaataaattatcagCGCAAAAGAAAAACTTAGGTATGATAACAAAACCGCCTAatcacaaaaaaattaaaaaaatttcaagaAATTTTACCCTATCTGATGAGCAAAAGATATTTGATAGAGAagccttttttaaatatcgCGATGTTGAAAAGTGAGGTTATATTTTAAGTGCATAATACGCTAGTTTGGCACGTGtgtgtataatttttttttccatccCTTTTTACATTGTGtttatgtttaatatatttcttatttttaatcaattttaattgcgatttattatttcatcaCGTAAAACATAccaaaaattgaaaatgcTTCAACAAAAATAAGCATATGGCTTCACGTTACTTCCCTTCTTTTTTACAGTGcgctaaaaaaaaaggaggctTACGTAAGCTTAAGTAAGTTTAAGTAAGCTTGGTTATATTAGAGTAACCATTTTTATGTTGAAGAAACATTTTCTATTATGTAAGCCcagctattattatttttacatcagtatttgtattttataaaataatgaatttaaatttaaagagATATGGTATGTGCATTATGTACTTAACGTGCACGAGCTTTTTCCCGTTTTCTTCCATTAAAAtgctaaaaaattttattttaatcttTTATCGAGCATCACTGATTTGGTgtagtatgtatgtaaatgtgcataattaatatacatatatatatttatatattatatatatatatatttatacatataaatacatcaCAAGATAAACTGATAAATTAACATCCCCCACATTTTAGTAAGTACGAATTAAtttaactatatttttttcgttttttttataaattcgtctttttaaaacatgactgttattttgttatattaattatctcgttaaattaaatattttgttatattatggattaaaaaatagtaagcatttgagaaaaaaaaaaaaaaaaaataataataatagtaactattagtaataacaataaaaatagtaatacgAATGG contains:
- a CDS encoding tRNA import protein tRIP, with protein sequence MCILTLVKDNVKSDILKLVLDFIKVVVAKNEGKITFPEIQYKKKISFEHKNKIYKELFCSLYAIIDMYDCFNELFNEDEDKVSENEEFIFHLASDKYNLKQQDLKHLNELLCEKSFIVSNKHSSIVDIFYFCSIHKLLSEMTAKERVDFSHIFRWFLHIQETLTGNFTTLKKLDVKDSLETMLNNKTAVNTNERRNNTYMIQQKAEKGAKSENEKNKKKNDNVQSNSAKNTNVQNKNVQKKNAQDTKSLDDISRLNILVGYVEEVEIHPDADTLYCLKVNVGEDKPRDICSGLRNKKNAEELMNKYVLVLANLKEKSLRGRKSYGMVLCGSFDEKVELLTPPSGAKIGERIICENMDMNSLPDKSLSSDKEKNPFFHIQPHLTLKNGIAYYKDAKWMSSQGEIMCVLQQGTIS
- a CDS encoding GTP-binding protein YihA2, producing the protein MHCVGYFFRKYSSLNNKLKVDKIKTNVNIVNEEMTSAISRRQKEKGMKLDLKIYEQLRKKMLGKPLNKLQKKYMNEKRPKFAPIFLDQLKPRMILYKVAIQVSELPLPKYPEIAFIGRSNCGKSTLINELCGRTNKAKVSKLPGCTKQIHFYKIAKPCLLCLVDLPGYGFAHSKEELRLQWNEFTLFYLKNRKNLKKVFVLIDCRVGLKTSDKELLHFFDRYNIKYQIILSKCDLLNTKDLAIKIQIINEEIFCFKNLEKPIIPLSSIKRQNLNELRSEIAKYQLNKTIVKNNIIMKINDLIEQKKLKKLKNVKGVQVGTNKNEGEKESSFSTFTASDILSERKKKRNKNNSENSTSKDILISDDTIFEALNRWKVCDKITLDATFNKYMHFHANYLIKSLKQRFIENCLKEFNKQDLQIIDDIIENYDKQDKCDAKQTDVVVTNHQLGNTGEQSMICKQSYKASDANVDYKQRKYKKKGQLIEYGNKNTCIKSDNTINCDIDNYSKNNEHNSIDLSLPDDTNNKKWEDILAVKNEHVTYSDVHKNMHSLEIRNDQDFVNQLSHENYLRKCSEDLVVKENASRTIDGSHKKEIDEHFNIFSMNGTDNGEIENEILHNSLLLCYKIKSNHSEYIYSENVKMESLFEKNNKKLGNDFKCMDYSKIKEDVLLEEEDTYSSEDFVNGLKRNKKEFLMDNDSLSSYTFNLKDKSTHHVYEKNKSEAYKIYRSKMLENLCDVQNIFNISERGVKNTQQHMSNTKNNSSSQIKSGNILHKGTTIRNSFSKEMILEGQRSSREEEENIYIKKNYIGLKTRKKIIKGTKKLKLFGKKRAKEIVNTPIDLATDYFKLSNKNSTFLDKKKNSWNYISSKYNKWLKKVNRKNTCPEIISSVKKEDVMIRYVQKQESKYKKEKNKLSAQKKNLGMITKPPNHKKIKKISRNFTLSDEQKIFDREAFFKYRDVEK